In the Longimicrobium sp. genome, one interval contains:
- a CDS encoding 1,4-dihydroxy-6-naphthoate synthase, with product MIDTSTETRTLTLGFSPCPNDTFIFHALVSGIVGAEGLAFRERLEDVETLNRLAAEAALDVTKVSYGAIPHLVRDYVLLRSGGALGRGCGPLVVAREPLAGGGLADKRIAIPGRNTTANLLLRLFAPDAPAGVEMVYSDIMPAVERGEVDAGLIIHESRFTYPRHGLVKIVDLGEWWERTTGLPIPLGGILARRGLGAEAIRAVDDAIRRSVEHAFAHPADGAAYIRAHAQEMDEAVQRQHIDLYVNRFTADLGGEGERAIHELFARARAAGIIDEDVPSPFL from the coding sequence ATGATCGATACATCCACCGAGACACGCACGCTGACGCTGGGCTTTTCGCCCTGCCCCAACGACACCTTCATCTTCCACGCGCTGGTGAGCGGGATTGTGGGCGCCGAGGGGTTGGCGTTCCGCGAGCGGCTGGAGGACGTGGAAACGCTGAACCGGCTCGCTGCCGAGGCGGCGCTGGATGTCACCAAGGTCTCCTACGGCGCCATCCCGCATCTCGTGCGCGACTACGTGCTCCTGCGTAGCGGCGGCGCGCTCGGTCGCGGGTGCGGCCCCCTGGTCGTCGCGCGCGAGCCGCTCGCGGGCGGCGGGCTGGCGGACAAGCGCATCGCCATCCCCGGGCGGAACACCACGGCCAACCTGCTGCTGCGCCTCTTCGCGCCGGACGCGCCCGCGGGGGTGGAGATGGTCTACAGCGACATCATGCCCGCGGTGGAGCGCGGCGAGGTGGACGCGGGGCTGATCATCCACGAGTCGCGCTTCACCTATCCGCGGCACGGGCTGGTGAAGATCGTGGACCTGGGCGAGTGGTGGGAGCGGACGACGGGGCTGCCGATCCCGCTCGGTGGCATCCTCGCGCGCCGCGGACTCGGAGCGGAGGCGATCCGCGCGGTCGACGATGCCATCCGCCGCTCCGTCGAGCACGCCTTCGCCCATCCCGCCGACGGCGCCGCGTACATCCGCGCGCACGCGCAGGAGATGGACGAGGCGGTGCAGCGCCAGCACATCGACCTCTACGTCAACCGCTTCACCGCCGACCTGGGCGGTGAGGGCGAGCGCGCCATCCACGAGCTCTTCGCCCGCGCACGCGCGGCGGGCATCATCGACGAAGACGTCCCGTCGCCCTTCCTCTGA